The following proteins are co-located in the Leishmania major strain Friedlin complete genome, chromosome 30 genome:
- a CDS encoding putative spliceosome-associated protein, with protein sequence MAKSKKEKKAARREREAQLKKISQKIQEKILLAEVATAEGEVEEIVYTLPPTPAELRAAEEEQERQKAAIAAEAEERAAAAAAEVVQAAAAASAEKDEEDRVVLPSLDGGEGNAKGRRHSSVLSGRKHHRMTWEELKLRAAEMYGLEATELVDQHDGNAVDPLFTVRMKMEPHTVPVPHHWHLQRTFLSRQADREEAVGIVPAEVAALGIEKIRATKDKMANPNQVAFISCFMTGTPLQCKTYNVELSRCGDVFYEGKWRPKAHHTPGVLSKRLRQALGIGPTAPPPWLYSMQTMRRLPPAYPDLRIPGLNAPIPAGGQWGLGQDQWGEPPRAEDNSFLFPGVMDEAAAAGSTQAELRWGTVPPLVTSHEEAPSVAGASSSGAASPAPATAAQALQRPTPAAGRPVITPVPFQPQAYVLQQAVPAARVTPQEYVQVQDNTTNSTVAVGYMMMPKDGVQSQPPLSRYPRPQGS encoded by the coding sequence ATGGCTAAGTcgaagaaagagaaaaaggcGGCTCGCCGTGagcgcgaggcgcagctgaagaAGATCAGTCAGAAAATACAGGAGAAGATTctgctggcggaggtggcgaccgCGGAGGGCGAGGTCGAGGAGATTGTATACACGCTGCCCCCCACCCCGGCAGAGCTGAgggcggcggaggaagagcaggAGCGCCAGAAAGCCGCGATTGCGGCCGAGGCCGAGGagagagctgccgccgctgctgctgaggtggtgcaggcggcagcggctgccagcGCGGAGAAGGATGAAGAGGATCGAGTTGTGCTTCCGTCCTTGGATGGAGGCGAGGGCAACGCGAAGGGCCGCCGACACTCTTCCGTCCTCAGCGGTCGCAAGCATCACAGGATGACATGGGAGGAGTTGAAGCTGCGGGCGGCAGAGATGTACGGCCTTGAGGCCACGGAGCTGGTTGACCAGCACGACGGCAACGCTGTTGACCCTCTCTTCACCGTCCGCATGAAGATGGAGCCGCAcacggtgccggtgccgcacCACTGGCATCTGCAGCGCACCTTTCTTTCTCGTCAGGCGGACCGTGAGGAGGCGGTAGGCATTGTGCCGGCAGAGGTCGCCGCCCTCGGTATCGAGAAGATTCGTGCCACCAAGGATAAGATGGCGAATCCGAACCAGGTCGCCTTCATCTCTTGCTTCATGACGGGCACGCCTCTGCAGTGCAAGACGTACAACGTCGAGCTGAGCAGGTGCGGGGATGTGTTCTACGAGGGCAAGTGGCGGCCCAAGGCTCACCACACACCGGGCGTCCTGTCGAAGAGGCTGCGGCAGGCACTCGGGATCGGCCcgacagcaccaccgccgtggTTGTACAGCATGCAAACAATGCGCCGCCTTCCTCCCGCGTACCCAGACCTGCGCATACCCGGGCTGAACGCGCCCATCCCTGCTGGTGGGCAGTGGGGCTTGGGACAGGACCAGTGGGGCGAGCCTCCGCGCGCGGAGGACAactcctttctctttccgGGCGTCATGGAcgaggccgctgccgccggctcCACCCAGGCCGAGCTGCGCTGGGGTACTGTTCCCCCCCTCGTCACATCacacgaggaggcgccaAGTGTCGCCGGTGCATCCTCGTCCGGCGCTGCATCTCCCGCTcccgccacagcggcacagGCCTTGCAGCGCCCCACTCCGGCTGCTGGCCGGCCTGTCATCACCCCCGTGCCCTTCCAGCCACAAGCCTATGTCCTGCAGCAAGCCGTCCCGGCCGCGCGTGTCACGCCGCAGGAGTACGTGCAGGTGCAGGACAACACGACCAACTCCACCGTTGCTGTGGGCTACATGATGATGCCAAAGGACGGAGTGCAGTCGCAGCCACCACTGTCGCGGTACCCACGCCCGCAGGGTTCTTGA